A section of the Syntrophales bacterium genome encodes:
- a CDS encoding TAXI family TRAP transporter solute-binding subunit: protein MKKLYCIKVLSVAIILSFSLFVMSAGAQDKLPRQVSIGTHSIGAFLHTIGVAAAKTISDHTSMKAIVKPMVGPVAWFPYMERGDIDFGVLNMWDAEKGYLGESSYGKLSNNKGFSVRLLCSTVPNTIGVVVAKDSPIKTMSDLKGKRFSGNFPIPSVQLQNEALLASVDLTWKDIVPVAAHNPSDGVSKITDGRSDAASVTLGTPTIDELNAKKGARFLTLNNSKEAVAKIRKFFPGYMVKVQPGPGKTGIEKESYLWSYDIYLVAGEKLSEEAAYASTKALWENSKEFVSVHKLLKNWVTENFVSKEATIPYHPGAIKFYKEKGVWTADMDKLQSELLAKKK, encoded by the coding sequence ATGAAGAAGCTATATTGTATTAAGGTGTTATCAGTTGCTATCATTCTGTCTTTTTCTCTCTTCGTCATGTCGGCGGGCGCTCAGGATAAGCTTCCTAGGCAAGTCAGTATCGGGACCCACTCCATTGGCGCCTTTCTCCACACTATCGGGGTTGCCGCAGCAAAGACAATTAGTGACCATACCTCAATGAAGGCGATTGTCAAGCCCATGGTAGGTCCTGTTGCCTGGTTCCCGTATATGGAAAGAGGCGATATAGATTTCGGCGTCCTCAATATGTGGGATGCGGAAAAGGGTTATCTGGGTGAATCGTCTTACGGAAAGCTTTCCAACAACAAGGGATTCTCAGTACGTCTCCTCTGCTCCACCGTACCGAATACGATTGGCGTAGTGGTGGCAAAAGATTCCCCTATAAAGACCATGTCCGATTTAAAGGGCAAGAGATTTTCAGGCAATTTCCCGATCCCCTCTGTTCAGCTCCAAAATGAAGCGCTTCTGGCAAGCGTTGATCTGACCTGGAAAGACATTGTGCCGGTCGCTGCTCATAATCCTTCGGACGGCGTGTCCAAGATTACCGACGGGCGCTCGGATGCTGCCTCCGTGACCCTCGGCACCCCTACAATCGATGAGCTTAACGCCAAAAAAGGCGCCCGTTTTCTTACACTTAACAATTCGAAGGAAGCGGTAGCAAAGATCAGGAAATTCTTTCCCGGCTACATGGTAAAAGTACAGCCCGGCCCCGGAAAGACAGGCATTGAAAAAGAATCGTACCTCTGGAGTTATGACATTTATCTCGTTGCCGGCGAAAAGCTGTCCGAGGAAGCGGCTTATGCAAGTACAAAGGCCCTTTGGGAAAATTCCAAAGAGTTCGTGTCTGTTCACAAGCTTCTCAAAAACTGGGTGACGGAAAATTTTGTATCTAAGGAAGCCACGATTCCGTACCATCCAGGGGCAATTAAGTTTTATAAGGAAAAAGGCGTCTGGACTGCCGACATGGATAAGCTGCAGAGCGAACTTCTGGCAAAAAAGAAATAG